tataacgaAACTCTTAGATCGATGGAATATCAAGGGCAAGATTAGACTATATCTTTTGAATTAATGATTCAAGTATACCTACAATAGATTAATTAATtctgattttcttcttcataaTCCAATTTCATTAATCAACAAAAGGAACCAAAGGGGGAAATTAAATTTTCGGTCatgtaattttcatttttttctatATTTGATCGTGTTAAGAATTAAATTGCATTTTTCGTCATGTAACTTGCATATTGTTTTCATTTTTGGTCCTGTTACcataaattttcatttttagtcATGTTAACGGTACATTTGTTACTATAGGCATGTAACCTgcacatatttttttttccattttttatCATCTTTTTAACTGGAATCTGTCGATTTTTCTTCTAAATAATattctagaaaaatcaagatACATATGAAAGCtttctttgaaaaatctattttaacATCCACGTGCGCAAAAATATATAAGTTACAGAACTAAAATGCTAACTCACTGTTAACGTgacaaaaaaaaacatataaattcATTATTAATATGaccaaaaatagaaaaaaaaaaaaaaaaaaaaaaagataacatGACCAAAATTATAATTATCCCGGAAAGAAATGATGCCGCTTAAATTAAAATGCTCCGCTAAAAAATGCTGAAAAcagtaattaatttatttgagttgtggaAAGTGTCCTCTCCTCTTGTAAAGTTCCCCACACTCGTGTAATCAAAAAAATatgttggaaaaaaaaaatggaacttGGGAGTGGCAGCTATATTTCTCAATCCAGACTGATTTCAGATTGGGCCAGCCAAAAAGGTATCCATCCCAAAAGCCCATAATAGTCATCAAAGCACATTCCATTGTCATGGCTTTGAGCCCTATTTTTAGAAGAGTAGAGTGGAacgaagaaaaataaaaaaaaaaattatagttggAGTCTGGTTGAAAATTTATCTTACAAAATTGATCTTTGAGACGAtcgtttttatgtttttagaaTTGATTTCTTGTTTAGTGTTGCCAATCAGGAGCTTCATTGGATTGATAGTAGataattgattttttaaatttgatgAAAGATGATTGCTTTAGTTTGGTCACATATTCTATATATGGTTAAGTAGGTTGGGTTTACTTGTCCCCTGCATTTAtttcaaatgtaatttttatTAACTTGTCTTTCAacctttaataaaattaaaataaaacaatttcTGAGATATTGATAAGTTTCACCAATTTCATTCCAAAATTTTACctatgaaaaaaataatttattagaacaaaaacaaacaaataaaaagataaaaacacaataaataaaataaaattttaaaaataaaattatgaacataaatattaaaaaaattgaacatatatatatatatatatattataaaaaattagaaaatatatATGCATCGGGAGTACTAAATAATAGATGAAGTATTTATTTGGGGTGGGGTCGTTCCACATTTGTATACATTAACTTCGTGAACAAAAGAAAAAAtcgtaataataatattttttttaaaaaaaaagacaaaacaAAAGAAGATATCTTTTAGACACGCCGCAAATTGAAGGTGGATAGAACATGTGAAGACTTGTCGTCGACATATtatgtcaatttttttattgtattaaTTATGAGACACATTTTCTGTATTTAATTCGCGTAGACTAAGGGGAGAGTCTATGCTCCTCCAGGAGCTTTACTCCCCCTCCTCATAACAATAGACACGTGTCTcattcttttacatttttcttttctttttttatattttctttcttatttatctttttcacctgattttttttattttttttctcattttttcctccttttttaattttgtttatttaaGAATCTAAATTTATGATCCACTCTTACTtctaatcatatttttattatcattctttgaccatatattaattaaaattttcaaaatctaaaTGCTAGAATTTAAATATTCCAAGAAATtcttcatatattttatttttaattatctaaaCTAAATTGGAAACAGTTATAACTAAAAagatatattttaaagaaataaaataaaattatgaattatgaattgttttcaataattttaaaaattaatattaatttatattttactcCTTTAAAATAAGAGGATAAGTTTAAAATTAGTATGAATATTTTAGGagtaatagtttttttttttggagttagagtatttttgaacctcacataattaattatttttctgatggactcaaaaattaatttttgttcCAAATAAGaatgttttaaataaattaaattttgttttaaaaatgaaagtaaaacatatataaatgcaAAAACTTACATAAATTATCgctcaaaaaaattaaatagaattgaaattaaataaatttgcaTTTTTGTGTCGTATTAATGAATACAAATATATTATcactattaattttaaaatatctgattttaaaattatgaattttaataaacaaattataaaatttgaaagaaaCGATGGCCATTTTTTGTTGATGGTTATAACTCATAAAATTTATGACgagttaaaatttttttttctgatattccttgtaatttttaaagtttattaTGATGTTTTTTTTGGGATCATTATTAGGGATATTATGGTTACAAGTATGAAtactaataaaataaaataaataataatgaaatGAGTCTTAAAAAAATGACAAATCAAGATTAAGTAAGAGAAAAACGAAAAAAGAGAATGAGAGAGGAAagaagaaaaagagaaaaaaaagtgcaaatgagtttttttttttaataaaaaagacACATGTCAATTTATGGGGAGGGGGAGTAAAACTCCAGGAGGAGCATAGACTCTCCCTTAAgctaaatatttcaaaaataagttTACTGTAGTCTAgtaatatcataaaaaaatatttgtatatatatatttcataatcaaattatcctaaaaataaaatatacataCTAAATTTGTAgttgaaaatttatatttcggtaaaaaaaaattgtaaatttaTGTACAGTACACAAATTATccatattattataaatttgtaTTGCATACTCAAGAGTAGGCAGTCTTCCCCTCTTTTtctattttataattatttaattcatttCCAAACATAAATTTTCTAGATGATATTTTTAACTTTCAATTACTATTAATATTTATCAAtagatattattttataaaaaaattgaatataattaaattaatttttataaattccaTGTACCGTTATTATAATGGCTGTGAAAGATTGAAAAAGAGATGCAGAGACGTAAGCCAACTGCTCACCCGCGCCGCCTCCAGACCCACATACATGCTTACTTAATTCGCTAGAAGGGAAACTCGATTTTTTATAAGTCATATTTCATATCGTCTAGGCTAGTTCGAACGTTATttgtattatttaattttctacaTTTTCGATATTTCAATAAGAGGTTTGGTActaaaactctataaatagtATATATATCTCTATTTATATTTATACTATTGGCGCTCTTGAGTTTAGATTTATAAACTTAAGATTTGTTAATTATTGTATATTATAACGAAAAAACTTTTGTTTAAAATAGAATTAAATTTGATACATATATGCAGCTTGATCATCACCCGTTGTATATATTACGAAAAAACTATAATAACTAAAATTTGGTATGTTTCTTTTTGTGATATGACAAATAAATTTGTCCAAACAACCTAAGTAACTAAACTTATATTTCCCAAAATCTTCGAACGATGTTTTCCACACGTTGATGCATCTTATATAATTTGAATTTTCCACATTCATTTGTGGAACCGGCCAAGTTGATATTACCATCCAATCTTGAGGTCTCTTTCGTTGCCATACATTGAACATGACTCATCGGATATATCTATCTATTagcaaacaaacaaaaaataaaacattgaATTATTGAAAATGTCTTAAACGATGAAATAATACCAcgtcaaatatatatatatttgactaatatatatatataaatcgcgATTCGATTAATAATTCCATGCCAACATGAAATGATGTGAGTAAAGAAAACGTCTTGTATGTGGAGAATAGATTATGGTATATGTTTCTTCTTGCCTAgataatttttaatttccgAATATATATATCGAATCAAAGGAAAGAAACTCTAGCCTTACCCTATGATTTGTAGGAACAGGACCAATCTCTTGTATTATTCATCCTTTGAATCCTATCCACGGGATGATGGAACCTCTTCCAAACCACTAATTACTCTTTATGAATACTGCATATCTCATGTATGTATATGCATATTAATCTTCCAATTTTTCACTCTaattatttctatttttttattaaaaaaaatttatcttaTATATATCATGAAACTAATATGActtcaatttaatttttaaaatatggcATATTTTTCGGCGTTGATCCGTATATAATTTTCACGAAATTCTTAGTCAAACGCTTGCCCGAATCTAGAACAAAAACTTAAATTTTATGACAAATTATTACACGGAAACTTTGAAAGTTTTTGGAACTAAACATGCATGCAGCCAAACAGCTACTGTGTCcatgttttattttctttattcatCTGTGGGATTCGGGCACATATACATGGAAGACAACTTGGTGAACCTATTGCAACGGATCGAAGAAATCGACATTCGAGTTTGACCTGCATAGCCTTCTATTCTTGTTTAATCCGATAATAATCCTCGactattttttcataaaaattgaACGTCATACAAATACTGACATAATTTGGGTTGTCACAGACGCAAATTAACTATAATCCAACGTAGATTTACAAATCATGAATCACGGAACCAAATTCGAATTCTAGTCTAGCGTATGATTACATAAATGAGCGTATGGGAATTTAATTCTGGAAATCGATACAAAGCCCAGATATTTGTTGTCAAGTCAGAATTTGTTTAAAACCTAACACATTGTCTAGCTACTTGCATAAATGAATAATAGTGATAAATCAAACTAAAGGATAAGGTTCTTATCCTCTCTTTATTAATTTCAATTGCAAAGAATTAAAGGAACATTATGTTTGGGACTGCGTTAGGTACAATAGGCTGCcctcatattatatatatatatatatatatatatatatatatatatatattgatgacAATTTTTATTTGATGAATGATTATAAAAATTGATTGGTTTAATTAAGaggaagttggtgaaaaatcctcaatcaaaacatttatttGGGTTCATTCCCTATCCACAAAATTGTgatactatgtcatacaaaatgtggtacacttcatgtagaaatgtggtactaaaaaaatatccaaagactgaacacaaaaaaatcgAAGACTGAGAACTGAAGAACAATTTCTCGTTTAATTAATGTAGGTGAGGATGAAGAAGAGCGACTGAGTTTGGGCAGACAGGATAAAAAGATAAGATGACCTTTTGCTCCGAAACATAAACTGCCAAACAAGTAAATGGTCAGAGTACTAAATAGCTTCTGTACATACTACGTGATTGTTTACTTAAGGCTTTGTTTGGAAGACAACATTAGATCTTGTCGAATCACTTAATACTCAATCTGCGTTTAGAGATCTGTTGATTATTTTCGGTTCTCAAAATCTTGAGGTATTTCGGAAGTTTAGGTACAATTGGAGATTGAGTTGGGCTGAAGTAAAAATATTATCCCCATTTTTCTTGATTACTAGCTACTTTGCACATGTGGTGTGtgtatacaattttttttataattatcgagtgactaaagtgaaatttgacaaattatcgagAGATTAAAGTATTATTTGAATTgttgtaattaaaaaaataaaaaaaaggtgttcattgaaatttaaaaataaaataaaaacaaaaatatcataTTAGAATAACATATGGGCAAAATTGGAAGATAAAAAAAACAGATAAAGATACCATTTTTGTCTTTATTATAGAGGTTCTTAATAATCTATTAGCTACTTTGCATACATGGTGCGAGTGTacagttttttttataattatcgaaGGACTataatgaaatttgacaaattatcgagATACTAATGTGTTATTTAAATTGTTGTAATTGAAAAAAATTGtttgttgaaaataaaaataaagataaatatAAAAGTGTAACATTAATATACCATAATGACAAAATTGAAAGAACAAAAAAAGGGATCAAGACACTATTTTTTTCCATTACAAAGATTCTTTATATTAGTAACAATTAGTATTACAATTACAATTATAGATGTGGAACACATGGTCCCACCgaaagcagcagcagcagcagcttgTGGTTACCCCAAGCTGATTATTTATCCAAACAAGTTCCCAAATCGGGTTGGGGATGGATTCAAAGGTCAAAATTAGGGTTCCCGTATTCAAAGAAAGCGACAGGGGCTGTATTATCCACTTAGGTATTCGTGGCAGTAAAAGCTTGGAGATTGAAATCCTGGGCCCTACGCATACACATACTCCCCTTTCTACCACGTGGCATTTCTCTGTACGTTGCTTCTCTCACCAAATCACGCCGACTAACCGAAACAACCaccgaaaaaaaaaaagctttttttttaaattagaaAATTAGATGGATATTTGTTGCCAATTATCGGGCTAGATATTTAAGATGACAGATAAAAGATTAGttctttttcttaaaaaaaaatgataggTAAAATTAAGGAAAAAAACACTAAGCAAGTCTGAGGAAGAATGGAGATCGTCGACCAAGAAGATACACACAATACGCTGTATGTATAATTGtatacatttatttatttatagaatatatttatatcgattataatatttgattatgataataatattaTGGATTTACGACTTCGATTTGTGTTTCCTCTCCgggatatataaaatataatgtaTGTGTATTTACGTCAGAGATAATCCATACGGACGTCAGAGATAATTCATTCACGTGGTCTTGTTCTGTAAATTActctgtttttttttcttttttcgttTTGGCCCATTTGATTTCGCTTTCTTACTTCGAGGATTCTGTTTGTTTGTGGGAAATATTCGGCGGTTACGTTCGATTACGGGACTTTTTGACGGTGGGTTTTGCATATATACGCGCACAGAGGGCTTTGTTCCAGCCCATGACTTTCGTTCTGCAAATTTAATAGCGAAAGAGACGGAGAGATTTTAGAGTGTGAAAAATGGAGGGAGGGAAGAAATCGGGTTCTTCATTCACCTCTGACCTTTTCGGGTCCAAGGATTCTGACGTCGCTGCTTCATCTTCTGGGATTTTTGGGTCAATTTTTACGCCAGCCGCTAAGGTAGAAAAgactttctttttaaaaaaagaatgaGAATAATTTGCAATAAATATTTGGGTTCTTGTGTTTTAGGTAATTGGATgtcttgatttgttgtttagTACTGTTTATTTTAACATTTCAAGTTGCGGTGTCGGCTGGTCGAAGCATTTTTTGGTTTGTGAAAGATAAATACGTACGTTGTTGCATCGATTATTCTGGTTATTAGGATGTCTAAGAAATTTTGTGAGCAACGAAATTCAGTTTTTGTGGTAGATGACATGAAAGGGTGCGAAGAAATTCGATATATTTCAGCTTTTCTTACTCAGAGAGAGCAGAATCGAAAGTTTTAACTGCATCAATCAAGCTGCCTCTTATTGCCAGAAATCTCCACGTAATAATGATCGTTAGACTCTTGAAGTAATCGTGTGTTTAATTGCTAAAAATTTAGTGAGTTCTCCATAGAGGATTAATCTTTTATGGCAAGTGACAATCATTCATGTGCTAGTTACCGTGTACGTATTCTATATAAAATTGTAAATTATAGTTGTTCCATGTATATTTCAATGACACACACGCGTATCTCACCTCGTGATATGGAATTTTCCGAACTCGGTGCTTGTAAGTTGTGACTGAGAtctgttttgaatttttatagTGGTCTCAGGCCGTAGGCAATGATTCTCTGCATATGCCGGAGAAAGAGAAGAAGCATGATTCTGGAAGTCAGAGTTGGAATAGTAAGACTGCTGTTTCTGGTATGCTTCAACCAAGATCCTCATTTCTTGAAGATTATAGCTTTTCAACATAGAATGTGTGATTGCTTCATTGTTATGCTCCCATCTGTCGACAGCCGATTGTATTTGTGTTAAGCATATGAtgcatttttttaatgaatcaTGAGTTAAACCGATAGAATACCACATGTGTATCATCCGGGATATATAGCATTTTTTTAACGAGTTTTGAGTTGAACCGTTAGAATACCAAATGTGTATCGTCCATCCAATTTGGAATCTTGTCGAATATTTAGTTGTAGTCAGCATATGTCTAGTAGTTGCAGCAAGATTCTTTTAGGCCCTGCTGAATTCGAGTCAATTGTATCTGACATATTGCATGAATGCTGCAAAAACAGTTAAATCTTTAATCTTTGGTGTAATTCTTCAGTGACGGTTGTGAGTGTGTATCCAAGTTTGTATTACGCATGACCATGGGCTTCTTTTGCAGAAAGTAGTGTTGTAAAGGGTGAAGGCAACTTCCGGAGGTCGGAAGGCAAAGAAATGGGTCCGTTTTATCCGGGAGAAAATGTGCATCCTTGTCATTATAGCTCGTCGATTTACTATGGAGGTCAAGACCTTTATTCTCGACCTCAGACTGCCCAGAGCACTGTGTTCACTACTGTGAGTAGGCTAAAAGTTCATTCGAAGAACCATCATATTAATAGTTTTTGCAGCAAATAGGACAATTATGCGGCCTCCTTTAGGAGACTCTTTCCATCAACATTTTTCTTAAACCACTATTTACTAGCAGGATAAATACTTTACTTTAGGTAAAGTTGATATGCAAATTCCCCAGAAAAGGGTGGAAAAATTGTTGATGGGCATTTAAGAAGCTTATTTAATACAATGTATCAGTACTGGATATCAGAACTTTTATTCTATGCGTCATAACATAGAACAACATCTGCTAACATTTTATTTCCAGTTTTTATTTATCGTAATTCTGGATTTATGCATTGGAATTGAACTGATGATGATGCCTTGGCATTTTTTCAGTTCAATAAAGATGGAGGAGAAGATGACTCGGATGGTGCTTCAAGAGGAAACTGGTGGCAGGGTATGTTATCCATAGTCGTTAAATTATATATGGTACCAATTTAagattttgttttctttcgGCAGGTTCTCTTTATTACTAGGAGCTCGTCCCGTTACAAGTGAACTTACATATACTTAGGTACAAGCAGACTTAGTGCTTTTGGTGTAGATTGTGAATCAATTTAGTTCGTTCGAAGATCATCAATAGTTTTTTTCGTTTATTATATGTTTAAGAATCTTTATTCCCATTTATTTGTAGGGAGATACAAACGCAGGGCATCGAGCACAGCAGCATAGCAGTTTAATTTATAGACGAAAAGTAACCTTAGCTAAGGACTGCCTTTTGTTACCTCCATTTGTGATGCCTAGGCATCACTATTAGTAGCCTATGTAATTGTAGCTAGTATCTTTTTTTTTGGGTGCTATATAATGTAAAAGATATGTAACTTCATGCTTTTCGAGCCCATTGAGCTGTATCTTAATATGAACCTTTGCTTCTCCATTCAAGGTATTGTGGACTGTGGATATGCTCCACGATGTGCTACACCCCGTGGGCAATCCGGCATTTTTTTAGCC
The Primulina eburnea isolate SZY01 chromosome 5, ASM2296580v1, whole genome shotgun sequence genome window above contains:
- the LOC140831631 gene encoding uncharacterized protein, which encodes MEGGKKSGSSFTSDLFGSKDSDVAASSSGIFGSIFTPAAKWSQAVGNDSLHMPEKEKKHDSGSQSWNSKTAVSESSVVKGEGNFRRSEGKEMGPFYPGENVHPCHYSSSIYYGGQDLYSRPQTAQSTVFTTFNKDGGEDDSDGASRGNWWQGSLYY